The Sphingobacterium bambusae genome includes a window with the following:
- a CDS encoding Mrp/NBP35 family ATP-binding protein, which translates to MITKEQVLHALGHVEEPDLKKDLVTLNMIQNIEILPNKLKFDVVLTTPACPLKGHIEHACRNAITLFVSKEIEVDINMTSRVISTESAQLDGIKNIILVSSGKGGVGKSTVASNLALALAETGAKTGLLDADIYGPSLPIMFGLEGARPASMQTPEGKNKIVPMEKFGLKLLSIGFFTDPNQPIPWRGPMATSAIKQLFGDTHWGELDYLVVDMPPGTGDIHITVAQSYPISGAVIVTTPQHVALADAIKGIGMYQMEGINIPILGIVENMAYFTPSELPDNKYYIFGKDGGKRLAESNKVPFLGEIPLVKSIADAGDNGFPILLDSDEAVSQAYKDIAGRVAQELSILANRG; encoded by the coding sequence ATGATTACGAAGGAACAAGTATTGCACGCATTAGGCCATGTGGAGGAACCGGATCTAAAGAAAGATTTGGTTACGTTGAACATGATTCAAAACATTGAAATCTTACCCAATAAACTGAAGTTTGATGTTGTGTTGACTACCCCCGCATGTCCGCTGAAAGGACATATTGAGCATGCCTGCCGCAATGCGATCACTTTGTTTGTGAGCAAGGAGATAGAGGTAGATATCAATATGACCTCCCGTGTGATTAGCACGGAATCGGCACAGCTTGATGGTATCAAAAACATTATCTTGGTCTCCTCGGGCAAAGGCGGTGTAGGTAAATCTACTGTGGCCAGCAACTTGGCTTTGGCCTTGGCCGAAACAGGAGCAAAAACGGGCCTTCTGGATGCCGACATCTACGGGCCATCCCTACCCATTATGTTTGGGTTGGAGGGTGCGCGTCCAGCTTCCATGCAGACACCCGAAGGCAAGAATAAAATCGTGCCGATGGAAAAATTTGGACTGAAGCTGTTATCCATTGGCTTCTTTACCGACCCCAACCAACCTATTCCTTGGCGTGGCCCTATGGCCACTTCGGCCATTAAGCAGCTATTTGGCGATACGCATTGGGGCGAGCTTGACTATCTTGTGGTGGATATGCCGCCGGGCACGGGTGACATCCACATCACCGTGGCACAATCCTACCCTATCTCGGGAGCCGTCATCGTGACTACACCGCAGCATGTAGCGCTGGCCGACGCGATCAAAGGTATAGGCATGTATCAGATGGAGGGTATTAATATTCCTATTTTGGGTATTGTGGAGAATATGGCTTACTTTACGCCGTCCGAATTACCGGACAACAAGTACTATATCTTTGGTAAAGATGGGGGCAAGCGCCTTGCCGAAAGTAACAAGGTGCCTTTCCTTGGCGAGATTCCATTAGTTAAATCTATTGCAGATGCAGGCGATAATGGCTTCCCTATTTTATTAGATTCGGATGAAGCGGTTTCCCAAGCATATAAGGATATCGCGGGACGTGTAGCACAGGAGCTTAGTATTCTTGCGAATAGGGGTTAA
- a CDS encoding transglycosylase domain-containing protein, translating into MDILKKIPSLSRKQKKIAWIVSGALLLILLIGLGIALSVRGKMLDRAMLKATTVLRERYQVDFKVSDYRFTGLATVTFDDIELLPKDRDTLARIASMSVSVRLWPLLFGDVKIGNLSLKNSNVTLVKHDSISNYDFLFRKKEKESLPKENDNERNYAALIDGLIKQVFFKIPRDMDLENFELSYRDDSLQQRIRLPEAIIDGGDFQTSLFLNDHDAQWNLAGHVNPDRQQLRVEVSSEKKDTELPFLRGKFGLRVSFDKIMFELDQVRRESQDSLTLSGQWAFENLHVQHRRLSEDAIVLPEAVGEGQINIGKLALEVDPSSTIRVKEFAFRPHLKFVPKPNKVVSLSVHTGEFEAQNLFDAIPQGLFPTLDGIKVSGKIAYDLDFSVNFDDPDNIRFVSNMDDSQLKVINWGKANIRDMNGPFVYKAFEDTLLMREITLGTANPKFTPLNQVSSILKKTVLNTEDPYFYKHNGFEEEAFKLSIATNIKEKAFKRGASTISMQLVKNIYLNRNKTMMRKFEEILLVWLMEASKQVSKDRMLEVYLNVIEWGRNVYGIQEAAAYYFGKTPAELNIGESLYLSSIIPRPKTGLSSFDYTGHLKPWVQRHFNTYGYIMTKLQQLNDESVPASYGFYEVVLQPNLRPPRPKGLVDTTFMEIDPEQEAIMKELEADEATRKNLLEKLFGKDKKEGEN; encoded by the coding sequence ATGGATATTCTTAAGAAAATACCCTCCCTATCGAGGAAGCAAAAAAAGATAGCGTGGATAGTCAGCGGCGCATTGTTGCTGATTTTGCTGATCGGATTGGGTATTGCACTTTCCGTTCGTGGGAAGATGCTCGATCGTGCGATGCTAAAGGCCACGACCGTGTTACGCGAGCGCTACCAAGTCGATTTTAAAGTGAGCGACTACCGGTTTACAGGGTTGGCAACGGTGACTTTCGATGATATCGAGCTGCTGCCCAAAGACCGAGATACGTTAGCACGCATAGCGTCCATGTCGGTATCCGTTCGGTTGTGGCCCCTGCTTTTTGGTGATGTGAAAATCGGCAACCTTTCCCTCAAAAATTCGAATGTAACCTTGGTGAAGCATGATTCCATTAGCAATTACGATTTCCTCTTTCGGAAGAAGGAGAAAGAATCCCTGCCCAAGGAAAACGATAACGAGCGGAATTATGCGGCACTGATTGACGGGCTCATAAAGCAAGTGTTCTTCAAGATTCCGCGCGATATGGATTTAGAGAATTTCGAGCTGTCTTATCGTGATGATAGTCTGCAGCAACGAATACGGCTGCCGGAAGCTATTATCGATGGGGGCGACTTTCAAACAAGCCTTTTCCTGAATGATCACGATGCGCAGTGGAACCTCGCCGGCCATGTAAATCCCGATAGGCAACAACTTCGGGTAGAGGTTTCCTCCGAGAAAAAGGATACAGAGCTGCCTTTTTTACGCGGTAAATTTGGTCTGCGCGTCAGCTTCGATAAAATTATGTTCGAGCTGGATCAGGTTCGTCGCGAGAGCCAAGACTCGCTAACGCTTTCCGGACAGTGGGCCTTTGAAAATCTGCACGTGCAACATCGTAGGCTATCCGAGGATGCCATTGTCCTCCCTGAAGCGGTGGGCGAAGGACAGATAAATATCGGTAAGCTAGCCTTGGAGGTAGATCCATCCAGCACCATCCGCGTCAAAGAGTTTGCCTTCCGTCCGCACCTCAAGTTTGTCCCGAAACCCAATAAAGTTGTTAGCCTTTCCGTGCATACCGGCGAGTTTGAAGCACAAAACCTTTTTGATGCCATTCCGCAGGGCCTGTTCCCGACCTTGGATGGCATCAAGGTAAGCGGTAAAATTGCATACGATCTTGATTTTTCCGTAAACTTCGACGATCCCGACAACATACGCTTTGTGTCGAATATGGACGATAGCCAATTGAAGGTTATCAACTGGGGGAAAGCAAATATACGCGACATGAACGGGCCTTTTGTGTACAAGGCTTTTGAAGATACGCTGCTGATGCGGGAGATAACCCTAGGCACGGCCAACCCAAAATTTACGCCGCTGAATCAGGTGTCGTCCATCCTGAAGAAGACGGTACTGAATACCGAAGATCCCTACTTTTATAAGCACAATGGTTTTGAGGAAGAAGCCTTCAAGCTATCGATCGCAACGAATATCAAGGAAAAGGCCTTTAAGCGAGGAGCCAGTACAATCTCCATGCAGTTGGTGAAAAATATCTACCTGAACCGCAACAAAACCATGATGCGTAAGTTTGAAGAGATCCTATTGGTATGGCTGATGGAGGCCTCCAAGCAGGTCAGTAAAGATCGGATGCTCGAAGTGTACCTCAATGTGATCGAATGGGGCAGAAATGTATATGGCATCCAAGAGGCTGCCGCCTACTATTTTGGCAAAACTCCGGCCGAGCTGAATATTGGAGAAAGCTTGTATCTTTCCAGCATCATTCCGCGCCCCAAGACCGGCTTATCCTCCTTTGATTACACAGGGCATCTAAAGCCGTGGGTACAGCGGCATTTTAATACCTATGGCTATATCATGACCAAACTGCAACAGTTGAATGATGAGTCTGTTCCGGCGAGCTATGGGTTTTATGAGGTCGTTTTGCAGCCCAATTTGCGTCCGCCGCGTCCGAAAGGTTTAGTGGATACAACCTTTATGGAAATAGACCCCGAGCAGGAAGCTATAATGAAAGAATTGGAGGCTGACGAAGCGACACGCAAAAACTTGCTCGAAAAGCTGTTTGGAAAAGATAAAAAAGAAGGAGAAAACTAA
- a CDS encoding PLDc N-terminal domain-containing protein — translation MKIMTTSLFINIGAQEIFVLAFFVPVFLGYLYCIYHALTNKKLELPYRFAWAAAMFVLPFLGCVLYWTIGKNAVKES, via the coding sequence ATGAAAATTATGACAACATCCCTATTTATTAATATTGGTGCACAGGAAATTTTTGTTTTGGCGTTCTTTGTTCCTGTATTTTTAGGCTATTTGTATTGTATTTACCATGCACTGACAAACAAGAAATTGGAATTACCTTACCGTTTTGCTTGGGCTGCAGCGATGTTTGTTTTGCCGTTTCTTGGCTGCGTCCTCTATTGGACGATTGGCAAAAATGCTGTTAAAGAAAGCTGA
- the hpt gene encoding hypoxanthine phosphoribosyltransferase, producing MKHIQIDHLNFELFIDYEQIKKRIRLMGIDISVKYADKNPVFVGVLNGCFMFMADLMKQVHVPCEVSFVKLASYQGTQQDQIQELLGVGMDLTGREIIIVEDIIDSGNSLQHTIAALEKLNVASIAVCALLMKPDCLQHEFDNITYVGFEIEKEFVVGYGLDYNGQCRNLPDIYKNIPAVGE from the coding sequence ATGAAACATATACAGATTGATCACCTGAACTTTGAACTCTTCATCGATTATGAGCAGATCAAGAAACGGATCCGGTTGATGGGAATCGACATCAGCGTGAAGTATGCCGATAAGAATCCGGTTTTCGTAGGGGTATTGAATGGCTGTTTCATGTTTATGGCCGACCTGATGAAGCAAGTGCATGTGCCCTGCGAGGTATCTTTTGTCAAGCTCGCCTCTTATCAAGGCACACAGCAGGATCAGATACAGGAGCTGCTCGGCGTGGGGATGGATCTTACCGGACGGGAGATCATCATTGTTGAAGACATCATCGATTCTGGAAACTCCCTACAGCATACCATCGCCGCACTGGAAAAGCTCAACGTAGCCAGCATAGCTGTTTGTGCCCTGCTGATGAAGCCCGATTGCTTGCAGCATGAGTTCGATAACATCACCTATGTAGGCTTTGAAATCGAAAAGGAATTTGTCGTAGGATACGGCCTCGACTACAATGGGCAATGCCGCAACCTGCCCGATATCTACAAAAATATACCAGCGGTTGGCGAGTAA
- a CDS encoding glycoside hydrolase family 130 protein translates to MNTYLLKKLLLFFVVALAVAAQAQEKVNALPDWAFGGFVRPEGVNPVISPLDHTLFMDPMSGKQIAWESNDTFNPAATIKDGRIVVLYRAEDKTGVKIGHRTSRIGYAESKDGIAFKRMNEPVFYPGEDSQKDFEWPGGTEDPRVAVTADGLYVMFYTQWNRKTARLGVATSRDLKQWTKHGPIFAKAKNSDIIVDKFHKSASIVTEVKNGKQQIAKINGKYWMYWGEYGVYGATSDNLIDWEPVVDEHRALKAFISPRKGFFDSDLTECGPPAVLTEHGILLLYNGKNNASHGDKRFNRGTYSAGQVLFDAHDPTKVIGRLDVPFLRPMEDFEKSGQYVDGTVFIEGLVYFQNKWFLYYGCADSKVAVAIYDPATHAPADALP, encoded by the coding sequence ATGAATACGTATTTATTAAAAAAGCTGTTGCTGTTTTTTGTAGTGGCGCTAGCCGTTGCGGCGCAAGCGCAGGAGAAAGTCAATGCATTGCCTGACTGGGCATTTGGCGGTTTTGTTCGCCCAGAGGGCGTGAATCCAGTTATTTCTCCGCTAGACCACACACTTTTTATGGATCCAATGAGCGGTAAGCAGATCGCGTGGGAATCCAACGATACGTTCAATCCGGCAGCCACAATAAAAGATGGAAGAATCGTGGTGCTCTATAGGGCAGAGGACAAAACAGGCGTGAAGATCGGCCACCGTACATCACGTATCGGCTATGCCGAAAGCAAGGACGGCATAGCCTTCAAGCGCATGAACGAGCCGGTTTTCTATCCGGGAGAAGACAGCCAGAAAGATTTTGAATGGCCGGGCGGAACGGAAGATCCCCGTGTGGCGGTAACAGCAGATGGTCTCTATGTAATGTTCTACACGCAGTGGAACCGAAAGACAGCTCGCTTGGGCGTGGCTACCTCGAGAGATCTTAAGCAGTGGACGAAACATGGACCAATCTTCGCTAAAGCAAAGAATAGCGATATTATAGTCGATAAATTCCATAAGTCGGCATCCATTGTTACCGAAGTTAAAAATGGAAAGCAGCAAATTGCTAAGATCAATGGCAAATATTGGATGTATTGGGGCGAATATGGCGTCTATGGAGCAACATCAGATAATTTAATAGATTGGGAGCCTGTGGTTGATGAGCACCGTGCACTAAAAGCATTCATTTCGCCTCGAAAGGGGTTCTTCGATAGTGACCTGACGGAGTGTGGTCCGCCGGCTGTATTGACAGAGCATGGTATTCTCCTGTTGTACAATGGTAAGAATAATGCAAGTCACGGGGATAAACGGTTTAATCGAGGCACCTACAGTGCTGGCCAAGTACTGTTTGATGCCCATGATCCAACTAAAGTTATCGGACGGCTTGATGTCCCTTTCCTTCGGCCAATGGAAGATTTCGAAAAAAGTGGACAATATGTCGACGGTACGGTATTTATTGAAGGTTTGGTGTACTTCCAGAACAAATGGTTTTTATACTACGGCTGTGCAGATTCCAAAGTTGCGGTCGCCATATATGACCCAGCTACGCATGCTCCAGCAGATGCCTTGCCATGA